GGTTGGCTGGATCCCCGCTTCAATTTGCCGCGCCATCCTGAACGCCACCTCTTAAGACGCCCTGTGGCTCCACCTCCCCTGAGGAGGCCGGTCACGCTTGGGGAACTGATCGAACAACTAGAGACCATTGCCGAGCAACTAGAGACAGACGAACTGGACATGCGCCGGCGTCAGCGCCAGAAGCGCTTTAGCAATCGAGAGGCGATTGCCCAGGTCGCAGCCTTGGCCCATCGGGAAAAACTTCCTGAAACCACTGCCGCCTTGGGAGTTTTCTTGAAAGAATGGGAGCAGGCCTTGCACTGGGTTGATTTTGAGCTTCTTGTCAGCCGTTGGGCAGAGGCGGCGGCTCCCGACCTCGACACAGACCGCGTTGGAGTGTTCTGGGCCCTTTTGTTTCTGTCTTCTCAGAGTCAGGTCGAGCTAGAGCAAGTGGGCTCGCTGCACGCACCCATTCGTTTAAAGCGTCTGCTCCTTGCCGGCGAAATCACTCAGTTGCCGATCACCAGTCTGGAAGTGCCAGATATCACGCCGACCTTGCCTGCGATTGCCGCCTAATCACCCTCTTATGTTGATGACTACGTTTTCAAGCTTGGTACGTCAATGAAGGCCATGATCCTGGCCGCAGGCAAGGGAACCCGGGTGCAGCCGATCACGCATGTGATCCCGAAACCCATGATTCCGATCCTGCAGAAACCGGTGATGGAGTTCCTGCTGGAGCTGCTCAAAGAGCATGGTTTCACTGAGGTCATGGTCAACGTGTCTCATTTGGCCGAGGAAATCGAAAACTATTTCCGAGATGGTCAGCGTTTTGGTGTCGAAATCGCTTACAGCTTCGAGGGAAGCATTCAGGACGGCGAATTGATCGGAGACGCCCTGGGTTCTGCGGGCGGTCTCAAAAAAATCCAAGATTTTCAGACCTTTTTTGACGACACCTTTGTGGTGTTGTGTGGTGATGCCCTCATCGACCTCGACCTCACCGAGGCCGTCAGACGTCACCGCGCCAAAGGCGCACTGGCCAGTCTTGTCACCAAAACGGTCCCCAAAGACCAGGTGAGCAGCTATGGCGTTGTGGTGAGTGATGACGATGGCAAAATCCAAGCCTTTCAAGAGAAACCCAGTGTTGAGGAAGCGTTAAGCGACACGATCAACACCGGCATCTATCTCTTCGAGCCTGAGATTTTCGAGCACATTCCCTCCGGAAAATCCTTCGACATCGGGGCCGATCTCTTTCCCACTTTGGTGAAGCAAGGAGCTCCGTTTTATGCCCTCCCCATGGATTTTGAATGGGTCGACATCGGCAAAGTGCCTGATTACTGGCAAGCCATTCGCAGCGTTCTCCAAGGAGAAGTTCGTCAAGTTGGCGTTCCTGGGAAAGAGGTCAAGCCTGGTGTGTTTACGGGCCTGAATGTGGCGGCCAATTGGGACAAAATCAACGTTGAAGGCCCGGTCTATGTCGGCGGAATGACCAAAATTGAGGATGGTGCCACCTTGATCGGTCCCACGATGATTGGACCAAGCTGCTACATCTGCGAAGGTGCAACCATCGATAACTCGATCATTTTTGATTACTCAAGGATCGGGGCGGGCGTTCAATTGGTGGAAAAACTCGTGTTTGGCCGCTATTGCGTTGACAAGGAAGGCGATCACATCGATCTCCAGGAAGCTTCACTCGATTGGTTGATTACGGATGCCCGTCGCCAGGATTTGGTGGAGCCCTCTCCTCAACAGAAAGCGATGGCAGAACTCCTGGGCACCGATCTCACCCAGGCAAGCTGACGGCAGCCTGTTTCAAAATCGCTGGGATGCGTTCTTCCGCTTTGATCGCCATCAGATGAACGCCTTGAGCCACTCCTAGGTATCGCTGAACCTGTTCAGCAGCAATTTGAATGCCTTCTGCCGCCGGGTCCGCCGCGGCCTCCAAGCGGGCGATCAGACTGTCGGGAATACAAGCACCAGGCACCATCCGATTGATAAACGCTGCATTGCGCGCCGACTTCAACAAGAACACACCCGCTAGCACTGGAAGCTCCATGGGCTCTGCGATCTCACGGCAAAACCGTTCCAACACAGCAGCATCCATCACCATCTGCGTCTGAACAAAACGCGCTCCTGCGGCTTTTTTTCGCTCCATCCGTCGCACCAAGCCTGACCAACTTGCACATTGGGGATCTGCCGCCGCTCCAGCGAAGATGTCGGTAGGACCATCGGCAAGCTCACCCTTAACCGGATCATCTCCGCGATTGAAGGCCGTGACCTGCTGCAGCAAGCGCACAGATTCCAGTTCATTCACGGGACGGGCCTTGGGCTGATCACCAGCACGAACAGGATCCCCGGTGAGGCAAAGAAGATTACGGATCCCCAGCGCATGGGCACCCAACAGATCCGCTTGAATCGCAATGCGATTGCGATCGCGACAGGCCATCTGCAGCACGGGCTCGATGCCTTTGTCCAGAAGGAGGCGAGCCACAGCAAGACTGCTCATCCGCATGACGGCACGACTGCCATCCGTGACATTGACAGCATGAACAAACCCCTTGAGGGCCCTTGCCATCTCGAGAGCATGGGATGGGTCTCCACCTCGTGGAGGCATCACTTCAGCCGTAATGGTGACGGCTCCAGCCTCGAGGCTGCTTTGCAGCGCTGAACGCAAACGAATGATCGCTACTGAAAACCACTATGGAAGATCAGGTTCTCCATACCTGCTTAAGATGCAAACCATGGTCCAAGAAGAATGGCCATCGGTGAGGAGCCCTGTTCAATGACTGTTTCCCTCTCCAGCCGTGAAATAGAGATCATCGAACTGGTAGCCGAGGGGCTGACCAATCAAGAGATCGCTGAACGACTGACGATCAGCAAGCGTACGGTCGACAATCACGTGAGCAATGTGTTCACAAAAACCGGCTCAAAAAATCGCGTGGCTTTGTTGAACTGGGCGATGGATCACGGAAAAATTTGCCGAGATGGCTTCAATTGCTGCACCCTTCCCCCTGATGCCTCCGACGCGTCCTGATCGGAAGAGGGACAGGGATTGGGATATCCGTTAAGGAGCAGCTCGCCAAAGAAAGTCCAAACAAACTGGCATAAGCGAGGCAGGCTTCACGATCCAATCCTGTGAAACGCAGGATCCCATCAGAGTCATATAGACCGAGCATGCCGTCTCCCCTTGCGAACCATGCTCCAAATCTAAAGGAAATCAAAAGAATTTTTAGGTTTTCAGCCGATATTCGTCAATCCAATCCTGAGGCCAGGTAGCAAAAGGCTGATAAGCCAGTGCTGCATTGCTCCAGCGCGGATCCCCTGTGATCTCAACACCACACCAGTCGGGGATCGTTAAGGGGCTATCGGGGGCCTCAAGCTCAACCTCAGCAAGAATTAACGGTGAATTGCTGCCTTCAAAGCAATCAACGACCCAATCCCCCCCTCCCTGCTGAAGGGAATAGCGCGTTTTCGTGACGCGATGGGGCGCAAGTGCCCAAAGCTCTTCCGCATCCGTTGCGGGAATGTCGTACTCGAATTCATGGCGAGCAATCCCGGCAGCAGGGGCCTTCAAGGTCAGCCATGCCTTGCCATCGGCGCGCAACCGCATGCGAACGGTGAATCCATCGGGCGAGGCGGACAGATACCCCTGTCGCAGCGCTTGGGGGGGACCCGCCACAAGACGCCATCCGGGATGGGTCACCAGGAATCGCCGTTCAATCTCCAGGGCCATCTCAGTTTGAGGAGGGAGCACTATCCAGCAAACTTCCCGCCCAGTGAAGTTTGCGTGACAACGTTCGGTAATAGGACGGACTTTGATCCAGCTGGACCATCAACGCGTGATGGGCAGCCTGCTGAATCACGCAGCATTCACCTGGGCCAAAAACCTCTCCAGCCGCCCCATCTTTCCAAAGTTTCACCTGACGACTGGCATCACCCAGAGGCCAAATCACAACCCTGGAGCGAGGAGGCAGCACCACGGTGCGACTTGACAAACTCATCGGACAAATCGGACTGACAACAATCGCATCGATCCCTGGATGCAAAATCGGGCCACCAGCAGCCATCGCATAACCCGTTGATCCCGTAGGCGAGGCCAAAATCAAGCCATCTCCTCGAACTTGATCCACAACCTCTCCATCGATCTCCATTTCAAGAATGCAGGTTGGAGACAAATCTTCGTGATAGGGCTTGAGGTAGAGGTCATTCAGTGCCCAGTGAATCTCCTGATCGTCAGGAAGACCATCGTCTGCTCCAGAGGTCTCCTCATCCTCAGAACCATGCAGATCCCCCATGCGCTGGATCACCGCCTGCAACATCATGCGCCGCTCCAAGGCAAAACGATCCTCCAGCACGCGCTCCCAGAGCCCTTCACTCCGAAGCAAACCGGGATCATGCGTGAGAAAGCCAAGATGGCCTCCTACGTTGAAACTCAAAATCGGGACATCCAGAACGGCGAGATGTCGGGCAGCACCGAGCACGGTTCCGTCACCACCAAGCACCACCGCCAAATCCGGTAGCCGAGGCTCAGAGGCCAGCAAACCGGGGAACGGGTCTGCCGTCAGGCCACTCATCGCCAAGACGCAGGTCACGCCAATCGTCTCAAGCTCATCGGCGCAACGACGCGCCTCTTTGAGCGCCAGTGGGCTATCTGCGCGATAAATCAGCCAGACCCGTTGAAGGCGCATAACAGCGTGACGTCTTTACCAGCGCAAAAGATTGAAGCGCTCCATGTCCACAGTGACTCTGTTCCTGTACAGCGACAACAAGATCGCCAAACCGACAGCAGCCTCAGCTGCAGCAACGGTGATCACAAACACTGAGAACACCTGGCCACGAATCAGTTGGCCATCGACGTAGGAAGAAAAGGCCATCAGGTTGATGTTCACTGCATTGAGCATCAACTCAATGCTCATCAACACGCGAACAGCATTTCGGCTGTTAATAAGACCCCAGACTCCCGTACAAAACAGGACTGCTGCCAAGAGCAGATAGGCTTGGAGAGGAACAGAACCAGAAAGCAGCTCAGAGAGCATCACAAGAAAGGAGAAAGAGTTCAGGCACGAGGCTGGTCGGTCAATAAAGGAGTGCGAGCCTTTTCTATTAGGCCCTGATCGACCTCTTCGCCAGTGACAGGATCTACAGATTGAACGTCACGACGGGCCAGAACAATGGCCCCAATCATGGCCATCAACAATAAAACAGATGCCAACTCAAAAGGCAGCAAGTAGTCGGTGAACAGATGTTCACCGATGCGAACGGTGGCATCCTCTCCAAGCGGCATTGGGCCCTTGGCCCAGGGCGTGGTGACCACAACACGGGTCAAGAGTGCAAACAGGCCAACACACACACCACCCGAGAGAAGACGGCGTATGGGGAGTCCGGGGATCGGAGCCAGATCCTCCTTTTTGTTCACCAGCATGATCGCGAACAGGATCAAAACGTTGACGGCACCCACATACACCAGGACCTGGGCCGCCGCCACAAAACTGGCGTTAAGCAGGAGGTAGAGACCTGCCACTGCCAAAAACACACCGCCTAGGAGGAAGGCTGAATAGACAATGTTGCTCAAGAGCACCACGCCGAGGGCTCCCAGGACGATGACGGCACTCAGAGCCAAAAAACAAATGAGCTGCGTTGACGCGGCGATCGTCATCCTGCGCTCTCCTCCTCGTTGGAAGCTGAAGAAGATGATTCTCTCCCATCCTCGGCAGCCTTCCTGGATCCAGCGGCCTTGAGCTCCTCAAGGATTTGCTCAGGAAGCTTGCCCGCTCGGGAGCGATCAGGAGAAACGCCATGGGGCTGAACTTCCCCAGCGGGCAAATACACCAGTTCCCGCAACGGCTGGACCGATGGATCTGTCGTCACACTGGTTGGCAGGCGACCTAAGGCAACGTTGTCGTAATTCAGGCTATGGCGATCGAAGGCTGCCAATTCATATTCTTCGGTCATCGACAAGCAATTGGTGGGGCAGTACTCCACGCAGTTGCCGCAAAAAATACAAACCCCAAAATCAATCGAATAATTGCGTAGCTCTTTTTTCTTCGTCTCCTTGTTCATCACCCAATCCACCACGGGAAGATTGATGGGACAGACGCGCACACACACCTCACAGGCGATGCACTTGTCGAATTCGTAATGAATCCGTCCTCGATACCGCTCCGACGGGATCAGCTTCTCGTAGGGGTACTGCACCGTGACCGGACGGCGCTTCATGTGGTCGAAGGTGACCGACAGGCCTTGCGTGAGATTACGGGCCGCATCCACTGCATCCCTGGTGTAATCACCAACCTGTTTAAGGAAGCCGAACATGGTTTGGAATCGGGGAAGGGAACGATCGAGGAATCAAAACCCGGCTTTCATGATGCCGCCGGGGGAGGGGAAGTGACGAGATCAGCCGCCAAAAGCAACCGGAAAGGCCAGCTTGAGGGCTGCTGTGACCAGGAGGTTGACCAGGGCCAAAGGCAACAGGAATTTCCAGCCAAGATCCAACAGCTGATCGATCCTGACCCGTGGAGTGGTCCAACGCAAAAGAATCGCGATGAAGACCAACAGATAGGCCTTCAAAACCGTCATCACAATGCCCACGGTGCCTGTGATCAACTGCACCAAAGGCGCATCAATCGGCTGGTTTAACCAAGAAGCCAGCCATTCAACGGGGATCGGGAAGCCCCAACCACCTAGATAGAGGATGGAAACAAGGAGAGCAGAGAGAACCAGATTGATGTAACTGCCCAGGTAGAAGAGGGCAAATTTCATCCCTGAGTATTCGGTCTGATAGCCAGCAACTAGCTCTTCCTCAGCTTCTGGGAGGTCAAAAGGCAGACGCTCACACTCCGCAAGCGCACAAATCCAGAAAATCAGGAAGCCAACCGGCTGACGCCAGATGTTCCAACTCAGAACACCAGCCCCCGTTTGTTGGTTAACGATATCGACAGTGCTTAAGGAGTTGCTCATCATCACGACGGCCAGGACGGCCAACGCGAGCGGAATCTCATAACTGATCGATTGGGCTGCCGCACGAAGACCTCCCAACAACGAATATTTATTGTTTGAGGCGTAGCCACTCATCAGAAGACCAATGGGCTGAACGCTGCTCAGCGAGATCCAAAGGAAAATGCCAACGCCCACATCGCTGATCAACAGGTTCTGACCGAAGGGCACGATCAACCAAGACAAAATGACCGGCACCACCACCAGCACAGGGCCGAGGGTGAAAAGAATGCTGTCCGCTCGGTCCGGAATGATGTCTTCCTTGACGAGCAGCTTGAGCCCATCGGCAAGAGGCTGAAGAACACCGAGGGCTCCGGCGTACTCAGGCCCAACCCTTTGCTGCACGGCTGCAGAAATCTTTCGTTCCAGCCACACCGTGACCAGAACACCCACAACAGCGGCCACAAGGACCAGCAACATCGGGAAGGGAAGCCAGAGCATGCGAGCAGCCTGGGCCGAGAGCCCAAACCCCTCCAGGGCCTGACTAAAGCTCTGCTCAAGGTCAAGACCCGGGCTCACCAGAGCCGGCGCGGTGGTGGCGAGGGAAGTCACCATGGTCAGAGAACAGATTGATGCAACTTAAGCGCCCGCGGCATTCACCCGCTCGTCTGCAGGGACCCAATGACGCATGGATGTGCCGGTATAAATCTGAGAAGGGCGAAAAATTCGATTGGCGCCGAGCTGCTCCCTCCAATGTGCCAACCACCCGGCCACCCGGGAAATCGCAAACACCGGGGTGAACAGATCTCTTGGAATCCCAAGTTTCCTGTACACAAGCCCTGAATAAAAATCAACGTTGGGATAAATCCCCTTGGGGCCGAGTCGAACCGCGGCAGCCGTTTCAAGGGCATGGGCCACGTCATAAAGATCGTCGTGACCAAATCGAGCAAACAACTCCTCAGCCAAGGACTGAAGGATCACGGCACGCGGATCTTTCACTTTGTACTCGCGATGGCCAAAACCCATCACTTTGCGTTTGCTCGCCACGGCTGACTCGAGGTAGGAGTCGGCCTGTTCCGGAGTACCAATCTCCTCCAACATCGCCAGAACATCTTCGTTAGCGCCTCCATGGAGAGGGCCCGCCAGCGTTCCGACCGCCGATGCCACGACGGCATAGGGGTCGGTCAGCGTGCTCGCCGTCACCCTGGCGCTGAACGTACTGGCATTGAGGCTGTGCTCAGCGTGGAGGATCAAACAGCGATCAAAGATTCGAGAGGCCAGGGGATCGGGCTCTTGCTCCGTGAGCATGTACAGAAAGTTGGCGGAGTAAGCCAGGTCGTCGCGGGGCTGGATTGGATCCTGGCCTTTTCGGATCAACTGGAAGGCCGCCACCATGGTTGGAATCTTGGCAATCAGCCTGACAACAGCGTCATAGATGTATTGCGGATCATCGATGGCCCGGCGGGAATAGAAGAGACCCAAGGAAGCCGCGCTCGATTGCAGCGCATCCATCGGATGCCCGTTGGCGGGGAAGCACTTCATCATGTCGCGCACCCGAAAGCTGACTCGGCGATGCATCTGCACTTCGTGCTCAAAATCACGAAATTGCTGCGGTGTAGGCAGTTCACCCCAGATCAACAGATAGGTGGTCTCCAGGAAACTGCTGTGGACCGCAAGGTCATCGAGGGAGTAGCCCCGATAGGAGAGACGCCCCTGGAGGCCGTCAATGTCGCAAATCGAAGATTGGGTGGCGGGGACGCCCTCCAGACCAGGCCTGAACACCAACCCCGTGCGTTCATGCCGGATTTCGGTACCGCCGGTCTGACTCACCACCACCCACAACAACAACTTCTCATCGCAACTTAAACGCAGCCCGGCAATAACAGACGTGGGCTTAGCAACCCCTGCAGCTGCGCAAGGCCACGGGGATCTTGATGGGAGGGGTCCCAATGAAGATGGCAAAGCCCCGCTTTACGCAGCCTCAGGCCAGCGGATGGCGCTCCGATCAACGCTGCCGCAAGCCGACTCAAATCAGGCTCATGCCCCACCAGCAAACACGAGCCTTGCAAGCGCTCGACCAAGGGCCATGAATCCCCGCCGGGCTCAAGACAACGAGCGAGCTCAACCGCAGGAGCCATCCCGCTTTTTACGGCCAGCTCAGCGGTTTCACGCGCTCGGCGATAAGGGCTGCTGTACAAGCGGTCAGAGATCAATCCGAGATCGCGCAGACGGCAACAGACCTTGAACGTACGCTCGCGGCCCAAAGGGGTCAGAGGGCGATCCGAATCATCCGTACCTTGATGGCGCTCAACCGCGATGCCATGCCGCAACAGCAATAGGTCAACCAAACCGCAGCTGGGCACGGAGACGCAAGCGGTGAGAGCCTGCTTGACCAGCTCCCTCCTCACCAGATCCCTCCTCTTGATCGGTCCCAACCGCCAAAGCAAGCTCCTGCACCGCCGGGAGTAGGGGTCGGCCGGCCACCGACTGAATCAAGCTCCAGGGCCGCCACTTTTGGAGCTGAGCGCGGCTGGGCTCCGTCGCCAAGGCCAACTGCTGTGCCAGAGGCGCCGCCCCATCGTCTTGCAAGGCCCGTAGTTGATCCAAGCGCGGCTCAAGGGCGGAGTGATCCTGACGCGTTGTCAGAGCATCCAGGGTCTGCCCCCACCAGTCTTGACCAGATTCACGCTCCAAGGCCACCGCAAGCTGGGCCTGTAGAGAGGCTTCACCCCGCTGCCGCTGCCGGGCTAGCCGGGTCCATACCTCAAGGGCCGATCCATCAGACGGCAGGGCTGAGCGCACGAGCCCCTTGACTTGGAGGTCCGCATCCACAGCCTCCAAACCAGGCTGATCACTGGATGTTCCCAATAGCCATCCCTCTTCACCCTGCTTCCAAAGCAGGGGGCCCGCATCCAACCCCACCACAGCGGAAGCCCCCTCGGCTCCCAGGGTTTGGAGAGTCTCCTCAAGAACAGGCGCTAACCATTGAGCGACGGGGTCCTGATCATGAGGACTTAGGAGCCCTGCAGGATCCGAGAGCAAAGCCAGGGCAGAGGCTGATCCACCGGCTGAACGCATCAAGGATTGCGACTGCAGGCCGCCAGTCCCTGAACCTCCAAGCGGCTCACGAAAACGCAACACAGCATCCAGATCGAGAGCAGTCCCTTTGGGTTCCAGTGCTGCAACCAGACCAACCAGGTCGTCGTCATTAGAAATTGAGCGCGGTATTCCAAGCCACGTCGCCATCGCGACAGGATCAGCCGTTAGCAGCGCCGCACCCCGACCAAGCTGCTGCAAATCAGCCACGAGAGCTTCGTCTCCAAGCTGGTGCAAAGCATCCAGTTGAGACACATCCAAAGACTGCTCCAGCACTCCACGACCGGAGGCAATTAAGAGCAGGTCATCGTCGATCAAGGCTGTAGCGATGGGCTGTGGGTCTTGACCGAGCAGCGCTCCGCGGCCGCTGATCACCCCCATTCCCCGGTAACGACTGATTTGCAGATCGGTGCCCGCCAAGCTGCGCGTTTGCCAAAAGCGTTGCAGGAAAC
This region of Synechococcus sp. WH 8016 genomic DNA includes:
- a CDS encoding segregation/condensation protein A, producing the protein MSDAGLTSKADAGARLAIRLLQDAAQSGTLDPWDVDVISVVDGFLDQLRQRIDIPRQVAAQLGQQGGSYERDLAESSEAFLAASVLVGLKAEVLEASTLPPDPVVEDAFDPDFMEQGWLDPRFNLPRHPERHLLRRPVAPPPLRRPVTLGELIEQLETIAEQLETDELDMRRRQRQKRFSNREAIAQVAALAHREKLPETTAALGVFLKEWEQALHWVDFELLVSRWAEAAAPDLDTDRVGVFWALLFLSSQSQVELEQVGSLHAPIRLKRLLLAGEITQLPITSLEVPDITPTLPAIAA
- a CDS encoding NDP-sugar synthase, which encodes MKAMILAAGKGTRVQPITHVIPKPMIPILQKPVMEFLLELLKEHGFTEVMVNVSHLAEEIENYFRDGQRFGVEIAYSFEGSIQDGELIGDALGSAGGLKKIQDFQTFFDDTFVVLCGDALIDLDLTEAVRRHRAKGALASLVTKTVPKDQVSSYGVVVSDDDGKIQAFQEKPSVEEALSDTINTGIYLFEPEIFEHIPSGKSFDIGADLFPTLVKQGAPFYALPMDFEWVDIGKVPDYWQAIRSVLQGEVRQVGVPGKEVKPGVFTGLNVAANWDKINVEGPVYVGGMTKIEDGATLIGPTMIGPSCYICEGATIDNSIIFDYSRIGAGVQLVEKLVFGRYCVDKEGDHIDLQEASLDWLITDARRQDLVEPSPQQKAMAELLGTDLTQAS
- a CDS encoding methylenetetrahydrofolate reductase; amino-acid sequence: MRSALQSSLEAGAVTITAEVMPPRGGDPSHALEMARALKGFVHAVNVTDGSRAVMRMSSLAVARLLLDKGIEPVLQMACRDRNRIAIQADLLGAHALGIRNLLCLTGDPVRAGDQPKARPVNELESVRLLQQVTAFNRGDDPVKGELADGPTDIFAGAAADPQCASWSGLVRRMERKKAAGARFVQTQMVMDAAVLERFCREIAEPMELPVLAGVFLLKSARNAAFINRMVPGACIPDSLIARLEAAADPAAEGIQIAAEQVQRYLGVAQGVHLMAIKAEERIPAILKQAAVSLPG
- a CDS encoding helix-turn-helix transcriptional regulator, which translates into the protein MAIGEEPCSMTVSLSSREIEIIELVAEGLTNQEIAERLTISKRTVDNHVSNVFTKTGSKNRVALLNWAMDHGKICRDGFNCCTLPPDASDAS
- a CDS encoding CYTH domain-containing protein: MALEIERRFLVTHPGWRLVAGPPQALRQGYLSASPDGFTVRMRLRADGKAWLTLKAPAAGIARHEFEYDIPATDAEELWALAPHRVTKTRYSLQQGGGDWVVDCFEGSNSPLILAEVELEAPDSPLTIPDWCGVEITGDPRWSNAALAYQPFATWPQDWIDEYRLKT
- a CDS encoding NAD(+) kinase, whose product is MRLQRVWLIYRADSPLALKEARRCADELETIGVTCVLAMSGLTADPFPGLLASEPRLPDLAVVLGGDGTVLGAARHLAVLDVPILSFNVGGHLGFLTHDPGLLRSEGLWERVLEDRFALERRMMLQAVIQRMGDLHGSEDEETSGADDGLPDDQEIHWALNDLYLKPYHEDLSPTCILEMEIDGEVVDQVRGDGLILASPTGSTGYAMAAGGPILHPGIDAIVVSPICPMSLSSRTVVLPPRSRVVIWPLGDASRQVKLWKDGAAGEVFGPGECCVIQQAAHHALMVQLDQSPSYYRTLSRKLHWAGSLLDSAPSSN
- the nuoK gene encoding NADH-quinone oxidoreductase subunit NuoK, yielding MLSELLSGSVPLQAYLLLAAVLFCTGVWGLINSRNAVRVLMSIELMLNAVNINLMAFSSYVDGQLIRGQVFSVFVITVAAAEAAVGLAILLSLYRNRVTVDMERFNLLRW
- a CDS encoding NADH-quinone oxidoreductase subunit J, whose protein sequence is MTIAASTQLICFLALSAVIVLGALGVVLLSNIVYSAFLLGGVFLAVAGLYLLLNASFVAAAQVLVYVGAVNVLILFAIMLVNKKEDLAPIPGLPIRRLLSGGVCVGLFALLTRVVVTTPWAKGPMPLGEDATVRIGEHLFTDYLLPFELASVLLLMAMIGAIVLARRDVQSVDPVTGEEVDQGLIEKARTPLLTDQPRA
- the ndhI gene encoding NAD(P)H-quinone oxidoreductase subunit I gives rise to the protein MFGFLKQVGDYTRDAVDAARNLTQGLSVTFDHMKRRPVTVQYPYEKLIPSERYRGRIHYEFDKCIACEVCVRVCPINLPVVDWVMNKETKKKELRNYSIDFGVCIFCGNCVEYCPTNCLSMTEEYELAAFDRHSLNYDNVALGRLPTSVTTDPSVQPLRELVYLPAGEVQPHGVSPDRSRAGKLPEQILEELKAAGSRKAAEDGRESSSSASNEEESAG
- the nuoH gene encoding NADH-quinone oxidoreductase subunit NuoH, which produces MSPGLDLEQSFSQALEGFGLSAQAARMLWLPFPMLLVLVAAVVGVLVTVWLERKISAAVQQRVGPEYAGALGVLQPLADGLKLLVKEDIIPDRADSILFTLGPVLVVVPVILSWLIVPFGQNLLISDVGVGIFLWISLSSVQPIGLLMSGYASNNKYSLLGGLRAAAQSISYEIPLALAVLAVVMMSNSLSTVDIVNQQTGAGVLSWNIWRQPVGFLIFWICALAECERLPFDLPEAEEELVAGYQTEYSGMKFALFYLGSYINLVLSALLVSILYLGGWGFPIPVEWLASWLNQPIDAPLVQLITGTVGIVMTVLKAYLLVFIAILLRWTTPRVRIDQLLDLGWKFLLPLALVNLLVTAALKLAFPVAFGG
- a CDS encoding citrate synthase; protein product: MVVSQTGGTEIRHERTGLVFRPGLEGVPATQSSICDIDGLQGRLSYRGYSLDDLAVHSSFLETTYLLIWGELPTPQQFRDFEHEVQMHRRVSFRVRDMMKCFPANGHPMDALQSSAASLGLFYSRRAIDDPQYIYDAVVRLIAKIPTMVAAFQLIRKGQDPIQPRDDLAYSANFLYMLTEQEPDPLASRIFDRCLILHAEHSLNASTFSARVTASTLTDPYAVVASAVGTLAGPLHGGANEDVLAMLEEIGTPEQADSYLESAVASKRKVMGFGHREYKVKDPRAVILQSLAEELFARFGHDDLYDVAHALETAAAVRLGPKGIYPNVDFYSGLVYRKLGIPRDLFTPVFAISRVAGWLAHWREQLGANRIFRPSQIYTGTSMRHWVPADERVNAAGA
- a CDS encoding histidine phosphatase family protein, producing MPSCGLVDLLLLRHGIAVERHQGTDDSDRPLTPLGRERTFKVCCRLRDLGLISDRLYSSPYRRARETAELAVKSGMAPAVELARCLEPGGDSWPLVERLQGSCLLVGHEPDLSRLAAALIGAPSAGLRLRKAGLCHLHWDPSHQDPRGLAQLQGLLSPRLLLPGCV
- a CDS encoding DUF3352 domain-containing protein, coding for MKARSFLLAVAATVVLLLTTALGLWWAMAQQSPLKIVGQPLVLPRAARFVPRNASLSLHWLADPGRMPAYAQAVAPVSRRRQARDSTQQLRDGAFALAGLDFVGELADWIGPQVSLSLFAPVSDAPAGWVLALTSLDQDGAKRFLQRFWQTRSLAGTDLQISRYRGMGVISGRGALLGQDPQPIATALIDDDLLLIASGRGVLEQSLDVSQLDALHQLGDEALVADLQQLGRGAALLTADPVAMATWLGIPRSISNDDDLVGLVAALEPKGTALDLDAVLRFREPLGGSGTGGLQSQSLMRSAGGSASALALLSDPAGLLSPHDQDPVAQWLAPVLEETLQTLGAEGASAVVGLDAGPLLWKQGEEGWLLGTSSDQPGLEAVDADLQVKGLVRSALPSDGSALEVWTRLARQRQRGEASLQAQLAVALERESGQDWWGQTLDALTTRQDHSALEPRLDQLRALQDDGAAPLAQQLALATEPSRAQLQKWRPWSLIQSVAGRPLLPAVQELALAVGTDQEEGSGEEGAGQAGSHRLRLRAQLRFG